The following nucleotide sequence is from Endozoicomonas sp. GU-1.
CCATCGCTGGCGCCTTTTGAGACCTTTATGGCTGAGGACGGCAAGTTTGTGATCTGCACCGGCAACGACACGCTTTTCATGTTGATGGCCGACGCTCTGGGATCACATCAGCTGGCACTGAAACCAGAGTTTCTGACCAATGACCTGCGGGTTCAAAACCGTGTGCAATTGGTTAAGGAAGTAGAGGCGATCACCGAAACCAGGCCAATGCAGCATTGGATCGACGCCCTTAATAAAGAGGGTGTTCCCTGTGCACCCATCAATACCATTGACAAGTTGTTCGACCATCCTCAGCTACTGGCCCGTGGCATGATCATCAAAGTTCAAGGAGAGCACGACCGGCCGGTACGTACGGCAGGCAACCCAGTTAAATTGAGCAACCTGACCGAATTTGATCCTGAAGTGCCAATCAAGGCACCTATGCTGAATGAGCATCGTGAAGCGATTCTTGATGAACTGATGGCGAGCCACGGAGCTTATGACGCCGTTGTTAAAGGTCAAAATGATGACCACCATGCTGATCAGCCTGAGCTGCAAGAAGCTGTTGCTCCAGCCGTTCACTAACAGACCCGAGAACTATAGGTACCTGTGATGCAAAAGCAAAAAACCAACCTGACCGTTAAGTCTGTCAATTCCGAACAGAAGACTGAAGCAGAAAAGTCCCCTCTGGCAGTGGTAGCTGCATCCACAGCGCAAACCCCGGAAGTCATTCTGGTTGAACGTCGTGAACGGGTGGGGATCATTACTCTGCATCGTCCCAAAAGTTTGAATGCACTGAATCGCCAGCTGGCTCGTGAAGTGGTGGATGCGCTCAAAGAGTTTGATAAAGACAATAATATCGGTGCCGTTGTGATTACCGGCAGTGCCCGGGCTTTTGCCGCTGGCGCTGACATCGAAGAGATGGCGAACCTGAATTTCTCCGAGTTCTATTGCGACGATATCTTTGCTCCATGGGATGAAATGAAGGCCATTCAAAAACCGGTTATCGCTGCGGTAGGCGGCTACGCACTGGGTGGTGGCTGTGAGCTGGCGATGTTGTGCGACTTCATTATCGCTGCCGATGATGCTCAGTTTGGTCAGCCAGAAATCAAGCTCGGCATCCTGCCGGGTATCGGTGGTACCCAGCGTCTCAGCAAAGCGGTTGGTAAGTCCCTGGCTATGGATATGGTGCTGACTGGTCGAACTATCAACGCTGAGGAAGCTAAAGCGTCAGGCCTGGTAGCACGTGTAGTACCAGCCAAAGATCTGTTACAGGTTGCACTGGAAGCTGCCCATACCATCGCTGCTTACAACGACCCGGCAGTGCGTATGGCGAAAGAATCCGTCAATGTTGCCTTCGAAACCCCTCTTAATGAAGGAATGCGCCACGAACGCCGCCTGTTCCAGGCATCCTTTGCTACCGAAGGCCAGAAAGAAGGAATGCACGCCTTTATTGCCAAAAGGGCTCCTGTTTTCCGACACCGCTAGAACGCAGAAACACCTGCCAGGAGGCTGATCGG
It contains:
- a CDS encoding enoyl-CoA hydratase, whose protein sequence is MQKQKTNLTVKSVNSEQKTEAEKSPLAVVAASTAQTPEVILVERRERVGIITLHRPKSLNALNRQLAREVVDALKEFDKDNNIGAVVITGSARAFAAGADIEEMANLNFSEFYCDDIFAPWDEMKAIQKPVIAAVGGYALGGGCELAMLCDFIIAADDAQFGQPEIKLGILPGIGGTQRLSKAVGKSLAMDMVLTGRTINAEEAKASGLVARVVPAKDLLQVALEAAHTIAAYNDPAVRMAKESVNVAFETPLNEGMRHERRLFQASFATEGQKEGMHAFIAKRAPVFRHR